A section of the Chryseobacterium ginsenosidimutans genome encodes:
- a CDS encoding SulP family inorganic anion transporter, whose amino-acid sequence MKKTSLIGGIKENFPSGLVVFLVALPLCLGIALASGAPPLSGIIAGVVGGIVVGSMSNSNISVSGPAAGLTAIVLTAITDLGAFELFLCAGMIAGLIQLVLGFIRAGSISNYFPNNVIEGMLAAIGIIIILKQIPHALGFDKDYEGHESIFDNGLNFGYFTELLGAVQPGAIIVTLVSIAILITWDKVHALKRIKMLPGALVAVVAGIVLNQIFKMTGSSLAIQTQHLVSLPVPQSLDDFKNLVTMPDFNGFTNLKVWIVGATIAIVASIETLLCIEASDRLDQQRRITDTNLELKAQGIGNLISSFIGGLPMTSVVVRSSANANAGATSKLSAIIHGVLLLICVLSIPVILNLIPLATLAAVLLLVGYKLAKPATFKHFWHLGKFQFIPFVATVAAVVATDLLKGVGIGLAISVFYILQGNMKRAYYLSKEKLNDADGINIKLAEEVSFLNKAAIKKTLKNIKANSTVTIDARGTSYIATDVLEMIQDFANIRAKEEDITVELLGFKTSYRDYERDEDSHILVTHRRAM is encoded by the coding sequence ATGAAAAAAACATCATTAATAGGAGGAATTAAGGAGAATTTCCCTTCAGGTCTCGTTGTATTTTTAGTAGCACTTCCTTTATGCTTAGGAATTGCATTAGCGTCGGGCGCACCACCATTATCCGGAATTATTGCAGGCGTTGTAGGTGGTATCGTCGTAGGATCGATGAGTAATTCTAACATATCGGTTTCCGGACCTGCAGCAGGTTTAACAGCAATTGTTTTAACGGCAATTACAGATCTTGGTGCATTTGAGCTTTTTCTTTGTGCAGGTATGATTGCAGGACTTATCCAATTAGTTTTAGGATTCATAAGAGCAGGAAGCATTTCCAATTATTTTCCAAATAATGTAATTGAAGGAATGCTTGCAGCCATCGGTATTATTATTATTTTAAAACAAATTCCGCATGCCTTAGGATTTGATAAAGATTACGAAGGTCATGAATCTATTTTTGACAACGGATTGAATTTCGGATATTTCACAGAGCTATTGGGGGCAGTTCAGCCCGGGGCAATTATTGTTACTTTGGTTTCCATTGCCATTCTTATTACCTGGGATAAAGTTCATGCCTTAAAAAGAATAAAAATGCTTCCGGGAGCTTTGGTTGCCGTAGTTGCAGGAATTGTTTTGAACCAGATCTTTAAAATGACGGGAAGTTCATTAGCAATTCAGACTCAGCATTTGGTTTCTCTCCCTGTTCCTCAGTCTTTGGACGATTTCAAAAACTTGGTGACAATGCCGGATTTTAATGGTTTTACCAATCTGAAAGTATGGATAGTAGGGGCGACTATTGCTATTGTAGCTTCTATTGAAACGTTACTTTGTATTGAGGCATCAGACAGATTAGATCAGCAAAGAAGAATTACAGATACGAATTTAGAATTGAAAGCACAGGGAATCGGGAATCTCATCAGCTCGTTTATTGGCGGACTTCCAATGACTTCGGTTGTAGTAAGGAGTTCAGCAAATGCCAATGCAGGAGCAACTTCAAAATTATCGGCGATTATTCACGGAGTTTTATTATTAATCTGTGTATTATCAATTCCTGTGATTTTAAATTTAATTCCGCTCGCCACTTTAGCTGCGGTATTACTTTTGGTTGGATATAAATTAGCAAAACCTGCAACTTTTAAGCATTTCTGGCATTTGGGAAAATTCCAGTTTATCCCGTTTGTGGCGACGGTGGCTGCTGTTGTAGCAACAGATTTATTAAAAGGTGTAGGAATCGGTCTTGCAATTTCAGTTTTCTATATACTTCAGGGAAATATGAAAAGGGCTTATTATTTAAGCAAAGAAAAACTGAATGACGCAGACGGAATCAACATCAAACTTGCCGAAGAAGTTTCATTCTTAAACAAAGCGGCGATCAAAAAGACTTTAAAAAACATTAAAGCAAATTCTACTGTAACAATTGATGCAAGAGGAACATCATATATTGCAACCGATGTTCTGGAAATGATTCAGGATTTTGCCAATATCCGTGCAAAAGAAGAAGACATTACGGTAGAACTTTTAGGTTTCAAAACTTCATACAGAGATTATGAAAGAGATGAAGATTCTCACATTTTAGTTACCCACAGAAGAGCTATGTAA
- a CDS encoding carbonic anhydrase, with the protein MKAHTSETQSTITPEKALNFLKEGNQRFVNNLKANRDLLEQVNATREGQWPFAVVLSCIDSRTSAELIFDQGLGDVFSIRIAGNFVNQDILGSMEFGCNVAGSKLIVVLGHTKCGALKGGLDAAQIEGLGMDNLNHLINHFDPIINEIIEEGEERSSKNSSLLERLNQQNVKNAIEDIRKQSSTLSGLEKEGKIKIVGANYDVETGAVTWL; encoded by the coding sequence ATGAAAGCACATACATCCGAAACTCAGTCAACAATTACACCTGAAAAAGCTTTAAATTTTTTAAAAGAAGGAAACCAGAGATTCGTAAACAATTTGAAGGCAAACAGAGACCTTTTGGAGCAGGTAAACGCTACCCGTGAAGGGCAATGGCCTTTCGCAGTGGTTTTAAGCTGCATAGACAGCCGTACTTCTGCTGAGCTTATCTTTGATCAGGGATTAGGGGATGTTTTCAGCATAAGGATTGCCGGAAATTTTGTAAATCAGGACATTTTAGGTTCAATGGAATTTGGCTGCAACGTTGCCGGTTCTAAACTTATCGTCGTTTTAGGACATACAAAATGTGGCGCTTTAAAAGGCGGTCTTGATGCAGCACAAATCGAAGGACTGGGAATGGATAACCTGAACCACCTGATTAATCATTTTGACCCGATCATTAATGAAATAATCGAAGAAGGTGAAGAACGTTCATCAAAAAACAGCTCACTATTGGAAAGACTGAATCAACAGAATGTAAAAAATGCTATTGAAGACATTCGTAAACAAAGTTCAACACTTAGCGGCCTTGAAAAAGAAGGTAAAATAAAAATAGTAGGAGCAAACTATGATGTTGAAACCGGTGCTGTAACTTGGCTTTAA
- the pth gene encoding aminoacyl-tRNA hydrolase, producing the protein MKYLIVGLGNKGPEYENTRHNIGFKVAEKIAETLDVSFNTTNFGWMADGKYKGRRVLVLKPDTYMNLSGNAVRYWMQKENIPLENVLIVTDDLALPFGTLRMKGKGSDAGHNGLKNISEVLQTQNYARLRFGISADFSEGKQIDYVLGTWNEEENKTLSERIEKFTKASLSFVFAGINNTMSAFNGK; encoded by the coding sequence ATGAAATATTTAATAGTAGGACTTGGAAACAAAGGCCCTGAATACGAAAATACACGTCACAATATAGGTTTTAAAGTAGCGGAGAAGATTGCAGAAACTTTAGACGTTTCATTTAATACGACAAATTTTGGCTGGATGGCTGACGGAAAATATAAAGGAAGAAGAGTATTGGTTCTAAAACCCGATACCTATATGAATCTTTCCGGAAATGCCGTAAGATACTGGATGCAGAAAGAAAATATACCTTTGGAAAATGTTTTGATCGTAACGGATGATTTGGCTTTACCTTTCGGGACTTTGAGAATGAAAGGAAAAGGTTCAGATGCAGGACACAACGGGCTGAAAAACATCAGCGAAGTTCTTCAGACACAAAATTACGCAAGGCTCCGTTTTGGTATTTCTGCTGATTTTTCTGAAGGAAAACAAATAGATTACGTTCTGGGAACATGGAATGAAGAAGAAAACAAGACCCTTTCCGAAAGAATTGAGAAATTTACAAAAGCATCCTTATCATTTGTTTTTGCAGGAATTAATAATACAATGTCTGCTTTTAACGGAAAATAA
- the mfd gene encoding transcription-repair coupling factor, which translates to MQLKTINEKFLPDLLQKEFGKEIFTQLENNQHISVKGSAGSSVSIFVAELFLTQKKHILYLVDDKEDALYANTEIEDLLDKDKVLYFPATHLEPYQIEKTQNANLVLRTEVINKITSSKSPKVIVAYSGALSEKVLKKEDFKAISHHIKVGDQLDFDFVDELLNHYNFQQADFVSEPGEFSVRGGIVDVFSFSNEKPYRITFFGNEIESIKTFDIETQLSIDKVTDFQLVSNMNFTVTGSWVSLLQLLPKGSFVVSKNGIVGMQRLKAFYEKSLEKFETLSKDIAHRSPQELFISDQGFLFDYKKFKTIDFGIVSIEGLIEIMEMKINQIPQPTFHKNFELLIEHLEERQNEGYDTWISFSTEKQKERLESIFEELEHELPFKSFKSELHEGFVDHDHKILVYTDHQIFDRYQRYKAKNTFAKSEQLTLKDLMSLKIGDYIAHIDHGIGKFMGLVKVNNDGKIQECFKLTYKNGDLLYVSIHSLHKISKYNGPDGKEIVLSKLGSPTWKSLKQKTKAKVKQIAFDLIRLYAERKTAKGFSYTPDSYLQNELEASFIYEDTPDQEKATIDVKNDMEADTVMDRLICGDVGFGKTEVAIRAAFKAATDGKQVAILVPTTILAFQHYRSFKERLKDFPVNVGYINRFRTAKQKSETLADLKDGKLDIIIGTHQLASASVKFKDLGLLIIDEEHKFGVSVKDKLKTLKSNVDTLTLTATPIPRTLQFSLMAARDLSVIKTPPPNRQPVDTQLIGFSEEIIRDAVSYELQRDGQVYFINNRVENLKDIAGLIQRLVPDARVITGHGQMEGKQLEKNVLDFMEGKYDVLVSTTIVESGVDVPNANTIFINDAQRFGMADLHQMRGRVGRSNRKAFCYLITPPYDMMTSDARKRLEAIEQFSDLGSGFQIAMKDLEIRGAGDLLGAEQSGFINEMGFETYQKLMQEALEELKDDVEFENLFENEEDRNKLFKTSKDVNIDTDLELMLPDWYISNTEERLLLYQKLADIENEENLLKFESELIDRFGNLPDEARNLLKSVSLKWLAADIGFEKIVMKNGVFLGYFPSSAQDKFYQTDKFRHIITYLTQNPAQAQLKEKAGKDGNNLMMRKDNVINVDEVNYLLKSILKNDKV; encoded by the coding sequence ATGCAGTTAAAAACCATCAACGAAAAATTCCTGCCGGATTTGCTTCAAAAAGAATTTGGAAAGGAGATTTTTACCCAACTGGAAAATAATCAACATATTTCTGTAAAAGGAAGTGCCGGATCTTCGGTTTCAATTTTTGTGGCTGAGCTTTTTCTCACACAGAAAAAACATATTCTTTATCTGGTTGACGATAAGGAAGATGCGTTATATGCGAATACAGAGATAGAAGATTTGCTAGACAAAGATAAAGTTCTGTATTTCCCGGCGACCCATCTTGAGCCGTATCAGATTGAAAAAACGCAGAATGCAAACTTGGTTTTAAGAACTGAGGTTATCAATAAAATCACTTCGAGTAAATCTCCGAAAGTTATTGTGGCTTATTCTGGAGCTTTATCGGAAAAAGTTTTAAAAAAAGAAGATTTCAAGGCCATCTCACACCATATTAAGGTCGGAGATCAGCTTGATTTTGATTTTGTAGACGAATTATTGAATCATTATAATTTCCAGCAGGCAGATTTTGTTTCCGAGCCGGGCGAGTTTTCTGTAAGAGGAGGAATTGTGGATGTTTTTTCTTTTTCTAATGAAAAACCATACCGTATCACATTTTTTGGAAATGAAATTGAAAGTATTAAGACTTTTGATATAGAAACTCAGCTTTCCATAGATAAAGTGACCGATTTTCAATTGGTTTCCAACATGAATTTTACAGTGACGGGAAGCTGGGTTTCGTTGCTTCAGTTGCTCCCAAAAGGAAGTTTTGTTGTTTCTAAAAACGGGATCGTCGGAATGCAGAGATTGAAAGCTTTTTACGAAAAATCGTTGGAGAAATTTGAAACTCTAAGTAAAGATATTGCACACAGATCGCCACAGGAATTATTTATTTCTGATCAGGGGTTTTTATTTGATTATAAAAAATTTAAAACCATAGATTTCGGAATTGTTTCTATTGAAGGACTCATCGAAATAATGGAAATGAAAATTAACCAGATTCCACAACCTACTTTTCACAAAAATTTTGAATTATTGATTGAACATTTGGAAGAAAGGCAAAATGAAGGTTATGATACATGGATTTCTTTTTCAACCGAAAAGCAAAAGGAAAGGCTGGAATCAATTTTTGAAGAACTGGAACATGAACTTCCTTTTAAGAGTTTTAAATCTGAACTTCATGAAGGTTTTGTAGATCATGATCATAAAATTCTCGTTTACACAGATCACCAGATTTTTGACCGTTACCAAAGATATAAGGCAAAAAATACGTTTGCAAAATCCGAGCAATTGACGTTAAAAGATTTAATGTCTCTGAAAATAGGTGATTATATCGCTCACATTGACCACGGAATAGGAAAATTTATGGGGTTGGTGAAAGTAAATAATGACGGCAAAATTCAGGAATGTTTTAAACTGACTTATAAAAATGGGGATTTATTATATGTAAGTATTCATTCGTTACATAAAATCTCAAAATACAACGGCCCAGACGGAAAAGAAATCGTTTTAAGTAAATTAGGCTCGCCAACCTGGAAATCTTTAAAGCAAAAAACAAAAGCCAAAGTAAAGCAGATTGCATTCGATTTAATAAGATTATACGCTGAAAGAAAAACGGCAAAAGGATTTTCCTACACTCCTGATTCTTATCTACAAAACGAATTGGAAGCAAGTTTCATTTATGAAGATACTCCGGATCAGGAAAAAGCAACCATCGATGTGAAAAATGATATGGAAGCCGATACGGTAATGGATCGTTTGATTTGTGGTGACGTTGGTTTCGGTAAAACGGAAGTTGCGATTCGTGCAGCATTTAAGGCAGCAACAGACGGAAAACAGGTTGCAATTTTGGTTCCGACTACGATTCTGGCTTTTCAGCATTACAGAAGTTTTAAAGAAAGATTAAAAGATTTTCCTGTAAATGTAGGATATATCAATCGTTTCAGAACCGCGAAACAAAAATCTGAAACTTTAGCCGATTTAAAGGACGGAAAACTTGACATTATAATAGGAACACATCAGCTGGCAAGTGCTTCTGTGAAGTTTAAAGATTTAGGATTGTTAATTATTGATGAGGAACACAAATTCGGAGTTTCTGTAAAAGATAAATTGAAAACGCTGAAAAGTAACGTTGATACGTTAACGCTTACTGCCACGCCAATTCCCAGAACATTGCAGTTTTCTTTAATGGCTGCGAGAGATTTGTCTGTAATTAAAACGCCACCGCCAAACAGACAGCCTGTTGATACACAATTGATCGGTTTTAGTGAAGAAATTATTCGTGATGCCGTTTCTTATGAGCTTCAACGTGACGGGCAGGTTTATTTTATTAATAACAGAGTTGAAAACCTTAAAGATATTGCAGGATTGATCCAAAGGCTCGTTCCGGATGCAAGGGTCATTACCGGTCATGGTCAAATGGAAGGAAAGCAGCTTGAAAAGAACGTTCTCGACTTTATGGAAGGGAAATATGATGTTCTGGTTTCTACAACCATCGTAGAAAGTGGAGTGGATGTTCCGAATGCCAATACGATTTTCATTAATGATGCTCAAAGATTTGGTATGGCAGATCTTCACCAGATGAGAGGTAGGGTAGGACGTAGCAACAGAAAAGCATTTTGTTATTTAATCACGCCACCTTACGATATGATGACTTCCGATGCGAGAAAACGTTTGGAAGCTATTGAGCAGTTTTCTGATCTGGGAAGTGGTTTTCAGATTGCAATGAAAGATCTGGAGATTCGTGGGGCTGGAGATTTATTAGGAGCCGAACAAAGCGGTTTTATTAATGAAATGGGTTTTGAAACCTACCAGAAGCTAATGCAGGAAGCTCTTGAAGAACTTAAAGATGATGTGGAATTTGAAAACTTATTTGAAAATGAAGAGGATAGGAATAAACTGTTTAAGACGTCAAAAGATGTTAATATTGATACCGATCTTGAACTGATGTTACCCGATTGGTATATCTCGAATACAGAAGAGAGATTGCTGCTTTACCAGAAACTTGCGGACATTGAAAATGAAGAAAACCTTTTAAAATTTGAATCCGAGCTTATAGACCGCTTCGGAAATTTGCCAGATGAAGCAAGAAATTTACTGAAGAGCGTAAGTTTAAAGTGGCTGGCAGCCGATATCGGATTTGAAAAAATTGTAATGAAGAATGGAGTGTTTTTAGGATATTTCCCAAGTAGTGCTCAAGATAAATTTTATCAGACAGATAAATTCAGGCATATCATAACCTATCTTACCCAAAACCCGGCGCAAGCCCAACTGAAAGAGAAGGCAGGAAAAGACGGTAATAATCTTATGATGAGAAAAGATAATGTAATAAATGTTGATGAGGTGAATTATCTGTTAAAATCAATTCTTAAAAATGATAAAGTTTAA
- a CDS encoding GH3 auxin-responsive promoter family protein codes for MLNFLKKNAALVWAKKHVQKAEEFKKNSEKNQEELLLSMVNTAQKTLFGREHDFENIKTIQDFQERVKVADYEDLKPYIERVKKGQANILWIETPEYFAKTSGTTSGSKYIPISKEGMPFQLKGAQSALFHYIAKKNNADFVKGKMIFLQGSPELEEVFGIKTGRLSGIVAHHIPKYLQKNRLPSWETNMMEDWEAKVEKIVEETEKENMTLISGIPPWLIMYFEKLIEKRGKKIKKIFPNLQLIVTGGVNYEPYRDKMEELLGGKVDIVQTFPASEGFFAFQDDYTKEGLLLLTNHGIFYEFIPLEEYGKPDARRLTLKEVELNKDYALILTTNSGLWAYSIGDVVRFIDKDPHRILVSGRTKHFTSAFGEHVIAFEVEEAMKATLEKYPAQITEFHLAPQVNPNEGLPYHEWFIEFEKEPENLDVFKNELDDQLRKRNTYYNDLISGNILQKLHISSLKKNAFNEYAKSQGKLGGQNKTPRLGNDRKVADLLEIYKL; via the coding sequence ATGTTAAACTTCCTAAAGAAAAATGCGGCATTGGTTTGGGCGAAAAAGCACGTCCAAAAGGCAGAAGAATTCAAGAAAAATTCTGAGAAAAATCAAGAAGAACTGTTATTATCAATGGTGAATACAGCTCAAAAAACACTTTTTGGAAGGGAACATGATTTTGAAAATATTAAAACCATTCAAGATTTTCAGGAAAGAGTAAAAGTTGCCGACTATGAAGATCTAAAACCCTATATTGAAAGAGTAAAAAAAGGACAAGCCAATATTCTATGGATAGAAACTCCTGAATATTTTGCTAAAACTTCGGGAACAACTTCAGGTTCTAAATATATTCCTATTTCTAAGGAAGGAATGCCTTTTCAGTTAAAAGGAGCCCAAAGTGCACTTTTTCATTATATTGCTAAAAAGAATAATGCCGATTTTGTAAAAGGAAAAATGATCTTTTTACAGGGAAGCCCCGAATTAGAAGAAGTTTTCGGAATAAAAACCGGCCGGCTTTCAGGAATTGTAGCGCATCATATCCCAAAATACTTACAGAAAAACAGACTTCCAAGTTGGGAAACCAATATGATGGAAGATTGGGAAGCAAAAGTTGAGAAAATTGTAGAGGAAACCGAAAAGGAAAACATGACCTTAATTTCCGGAATTCCCCCTTGGCTGATTATGTATTTTGAAAAATTAATTGAAAAGCGTGGCAAAAAGATCAAAAAGATTTTTCCTAATCTTCAATTAATTGTTACGGGAGGTGTCAATTACGAGCCTTACCGCGACAAAATGGAAGAACTGTTGGGCGGAAAGGTAGATATTGTTCAGACATTTCCTGCTTCGGAAGGATTTTTTGCGTTTCAGGATGATTATACCAAAGAAGGACTTTTACTTTTAACCAATCACGGAATTTTCTACGAATTTATCCCATTAGAAGAATATGGAAAGCCTGATGCAAGAAGATTAACGCTAAAAGAGGTTGAGCTTAATAAGGATTATGCCTTAATTTTAACAACAAATTCAGGACTTTGGGCATATTCAATTGGTGATGTTGTGAGATTTATCGATAAAGATCCGCATAGAATTCTGGTAAGTGGAAGGACGAAACATTTCACCTCAGCTTTTGGGGAACATGTAATTGCTTTTGAAGTGGAGGAAGCAATGAAGGCAACTTTAGAAAAATATCCTGCGCAGATTACAGAATTTCATCTGGCTCCGCAAGTAAACCCAAATGAAGGACTTCCTTATCATGAATGGTTTATCGAGTTTGAAAAAGAGCCGGAAAATTTAGATGTATTTAAAAACGAGCTTGATGATCAACTCAGAAAACGTAATACTTATTACAATGATCTGATTTCGGGAAATATTCTGCAAAAACTCCATATTTCATCATTAAAGAAAAATGCTTTCAATGAATATGCAAAATCACAGGGAAAACTTGGAGGTCAAAACAAAACCCCGAGACTGGGGAATGACAGAAAAGTTGCAGATTTATTGGAAATTTATAAACTTTAA
- a CDS encoding MFS transporter: MISFTPLQTLQNVEFRNLLTGRFFIVLAFRMLATLLGWWVYQLTKDPFSIGLIGLSEVIPAVSCALYAGHVIDTTEKKRLLLICNYAYIFLIGLLLIPAFLNVEMHFTGHQITYFIYGVIFFTGIARAFIGPIVPSMIPKIVKKENLPNAVTLNQATFLISSVCGHAVGGFLIGYVGIKFTLIVIISLIFLASLFFFQLNKQYSEYKKENINVIDSMREGISYIFKTKEILGALCLDMFAVLFGGAVAMIPVYATDILKVGAEGFGLLNAASDIGSMCIITMLSIIPLRKNQGKILLAVVTGFGLCIIGFGLSHLYWLSFMFLVLSGMLDGISVVIRGTIVQLKTPDHIRGRVLSVNSIFIMSSNEMGQFESGLSAKLFGVVRSVVIGGTMTVLIALIVGSTNPKLRKMQY; this comes from the coding sequence ATGATTTCTTTTACCCCGTTGCAGACATTGCAAAATGTCGAATTCAGAAACCTTCTTACGGGAAGATTTTTTATTGTTTTAGCTTTTAGGATGCTCGCTACTTTATTGGGATGGTGGGTTTACCAATTAACAAAAGATCCTTTTTCAATCGGTTTGATAGGGCTTTCTGAGGTTATTCCGGCGGTAAGCTGTGCTTTATATGCCGGTCACGTAATTGATACAACCGAAAAGAAAAGATTATTATTAATTTGCAATTATGCTTACATTTTTCTCATAGGATTATTATTAATTCCTGCTTTTCTTAATGTAGAAATGCATTTTACGGGACATCAGATTACCTACTTTATCTACGGAGTTATTTTCTTTACAGGGATTGCGAGAGCCTTTATCGGGCCAATTGTTCCATCAATGATTCCTAAAATTGTAAAAAAAGAAAATCTTCCAAATGCCGTTACTTTAAACCAGGCAACATTCCTTATTTCTTCTGTTTGTGGACATGCAGTCGGCGGATTTTTAATTGGTTACGTCGGAATTAAATTCACGTTAATTGTGATTATCTCTTTAATATTTTTAGCATCATTATTCTTTTTTCAACTAAATAAACAATATTCTGAATACAAAAAAGAGAATATTAACGTTATAGATAGCATGCGCGAAGGAATTTCTTACATTTTTAAAACGAAAGAAATTTTGGGGGCACTTTGTCTGGATATGTTTGCTGTACTTTTCGGTGGTGCAGTTGCGATGATACCGGTTTATGCGACTGATATCCTGAAAGTAGGAGCAGAAGGTTTCGGATTATTGAATGCTGCATCGGATATTGGATCAATGTGCATCATTACAATGTTATCAATAATCCCGCTGAGAAAAAACCAAGGTAAGATTTTACTTGCCGTAGTGACAGGGTTTGGGCTTTGCATTATCGGCTTCGGTTTGTCGCATTTGTATTGGCTTTCATTCATGTTCCTTGTATTAAGCGGTATGCTGGATGGAATTTCTGTAGTCATCAGAGGAACAATCGTTCAGTTGAAAACTCCAGATCATATAAGAGGAAGGGTTTTGAGTGTAAATTCTATCTTTATTATGTCCAGCAACGAAATGGGACAATTTGAAAGCGGACTTTCGGCAAAATTATTCGGTGTTGTACGATCTGTGGTAATTGGCGGAACGATGACAGTGCTTATTGCATTAATCGTAGGAAGTACAAATCCTAAATTAAGAAAAATGCAATATTAA
- a CDS encoding T9SS type B sorting domain-containing protein: MKKTLYIFLIFISQMIFAQSSSDCGGNVQVCGNTPISFTPTGPGSVLETLGGCLGGEHFSIWYTFTIATSGTLTFNINPNNFSDDYDWAVYGPNVTCGNLGGPIRCNYSAADGPTGLNMTATNTSSNAGGSAFCSYMDVVAGQTYYLLVDNFSSSADGFVLSWGGTAALVSPFNSAFQPYPFMEPGNPGPTPSSPREVIVCSNPAVFDFTTLSAGIVNNNPNFLVSYYNTSNDAITGNNPITTPITVNTTSIYYYAITYSVPGAPASAINRCRIPGNFKFIQRAITATDVTLTKCNNNNTGTAIFDLTTANVIADPTVTKKYYPTMADLNAGTNEITNPYQYVSAGGSVFVLVTSPYGCTDIAEITLSFFPVVVVNEATLRSCFIEANPATALFDLTLATVTTQPGTKTYYPSMTDAVNGTNEILTPSTYVSPNGVVYIKVTNSNQCYGVAKVNLIVLPPVYSNVLEDKIICMEDTTTLDAGPGFTAYKWSTGATTQTINNVTVGTYWVDLKTGQCTTRQTVKVYASEQPVISSIDIANNTVTVNVVGGTPPYKYSVDGINWQDSNVFTNIPRGDNTIYVKDDYDCDPLTVTVVVPNLVNVITPNGDGVNDIIDYSALASKQNLILSIFDRYGVKVGQADKFNGYKWDGTTGGKKVPTGTYWYSVTWNENDKKNTPFKFSGWVMVKNRE; encoded by the coding sequence ATGAAAAAAACTCTATACATTTTTTTGATTTTTATATCTCAGATGATTTTCGCCCAATCCAGTTCAGACTGTGGCGGAAATGTTCAGGTCTGTGGAAATACTCCTATCTCTTTTACTCCTACAGGACCCGGAAGTGTTCTTGAAACTTTAGGAGGATGTCTTGGCGGAGAGCATTTCTCCATTTGGTATACATTTACCATTGCCACATCAGGAACATTGACATTTAATATAAATCCAAATAATTTCTCAGATGATTATGACTGGGCAGTATATGGTCCTAATGTAACCTGCGGTAACTTAGGAGGACCTATCAGATGTAATTATTCTGCTGCAGATGGCCCAACAGGCCTTAATATGACAGCTACGAATACCTCATCAAATGCAGGAGGTTCAGCCTTCTGTTCTTATATGGATGTTGTAGCAGGGCAAACATATTATCTTCTTGTTGATAACTTCTCTTCCAGTGCTGATGGTTTCGTTTTATCATGGGGAGGAACTGCAGCTTTGGTTTCTCCTTTCAACAGTGCTTTCCAACCATATCCTTTTATGGAACCAGGAAATCCTGGCCCAACACCATCTTCTCCTAGAGAGGTTATCGTATGTTCGAACCCAGCTGTTTTTGATTTTACTACTTTATCTGCAGGAATTGTAAATAACAATCCAAACTTTTTAGTATCTTATTACAATACTTCAAATGATGCTATAACAGGTAATAACCCAATAACAACACCAATAACTGTTAATACAACAAGCATATATTATTACGCAATTACTTACTCTGTTCCAGGTGCACCAGCAAGTGCCATCAACAGATGTAGAATTCCTGGTAATTTTAAATTTATTCAACGTGCCATTACAGCTACTGATGTAACTTTAACAAAATGTAATAATAACAATACAGGTACTGCCATATTTGATCTTACAACAGCCAATGTAATTGCAGATCCGACGGTAACGAAAAAGTATTACCCGACAATGGCTGACCTTAATGCCGGTACAAATGAGATTACAAATCCTTATCAGTATGTTTCAGCAGGAGGCTCTGTTTTTGTTTTGGTAACTTCACCATATGGATGTACCGATATTGCAGAAATTACATTATCATTCTTCCCGGTAGTTGTTGTAAATGAAGCTACCTTAAGATCTTGTTTCATTGAAGCAAATCCTGCTACAGCTTTATTCGATCTTACTTTAGCTACTGTAACGACACAACCCGGTACTAAGACCTACTACCCATCTATGACAGATGCTGTAAACGGAACTAATGAAATTTTAACTCCTTCAACATACGTTTCTCCAAACGGAGTAGTTTATATCAAAGTAACAAATTCAAACCAATGTTATGGCGTTGCAAAAGTTAATCTGATTGTTCTGCCACCAGTGTATTCTAATGTTTTGGAAGACAAAATCATCTGTATGGAAGACACTACAACATTAGATGCAGGTCCTGGATTTACGGCATATAAATGGAGCACGGGAGCAACAACCCAAACAATAAATAATGTAACAGTAGGAACTTACTGGGTAGACCTTAAAACAGGGCAATGTACAACAAGACAAACTGTAAAAGTTTATGCTTCTGAACAGCCTGTTATCTCTAGTATTGACATCGCAAACAATACAGTTACCGTGAATGTTGTTGGAGGAACACCTCCTTACAAATATTCAGTTGACGGTATCAACTGGCAGGACTCAAATGTTTTCACAAACATACCAAGAGGCGATAATACAATCTATGTAAAAGATGATTATGATTGTGATCCGCTTACAGTGACAGTAGTAGTTCCTAACTTAGTTAATGTAATCACTCCAAACGGAGATGGTGTAAACGACATTATAGACTATTCTGCATTGGCAAGCAAACAAAACCTGATATTAAGTATTTTTGACAGATACGGAGTAAAAGTTGGTCAGGCCGATAAATTCAACGGATACAAATGGGACGGAACTACAGGTGGCAAAAAAGTACCTACCGGAACATATTGGTATTCTGTAACATGGAATGAAAACGACAAGAAAAATACACCATTCAAATTCTCAGGGTGGGTAATGGTGAAAAATAGAGAATAA